In the Solibacillus sp. FSL K6-1523 genome, one interval contains:
- the spoIID gene encoding stage II sporulation protein D produces the protein MKKLLIIILLFCIPLYFVKGLKSTPQTQETPEAQEKQCEIYVKVNGGEIALNEYLVGVLAGEMPASFHEEALKAQAIAARTYALRKTEYGKKEIQATTAHQVFETVEKRKEKWQSVFSTYENKIEQAIEATGNQVLTYDGELITAMFHASSSKQTESAKNYSGHDIPYLQSVSSIEEPLIETVNFTFAQLNEKLKQKLSADAYGNMKLARNDTNRIEQVTIGKVGWSGREFRELLQLKSTDFSVKWSTKGLEVITRGYGHGVGMSQHGANAMAKDGTTVEGILNNYYPGAQIEEANYCKEVGKQ, from the coding sequence ATGAAAAAATTGCTAATCATTATTTTATTGTTTTGCATTCCATTGTATTTTGTAAAAGGTTTAAAAAGCACACCACAAACACAAGAAACACCAGAAGCACAAGAAAAACAATGCGAAATTTATGTGAAGGTGAATGGTGGAGAAATTGCGCTCAATGAATATTTAGTTGGCGTGTTAGCAGGGGAGATGCCGGCAAGTTTTCATGAGGAGGCATTAAAAGCACAGGCTATTGCTGCAAGAACTTATGCATTAAGGAAAACAGAATATGGTAAAAAGGAAATTCAAGCAACAACAGCCCATCAAGTATTTGAAACCGTAGAAAAGCGGAAGGAAAAATGGCAATCCGTATTTTCTACGTACGAGAATAAGATTGAGCAAGCAATAGAAGCAACGGGAAATCAAGTTTTGACGTATGATGGTGAATTAATTACTGCTATGTTTCATGCATCCTCTAGTAAACAAACGGAATCGGCAAAAAACTATAGCGGCCATGATATACCTTATTTACAATCGGTTTCATCAATAGAAGAACCTTTAATTGAAACAGTCAATTTTACTTTTGCTCAGCTCAATGAAAAACTCAAGCAAAAGCTAAGCGCTGATGCGTATGGCAACATGAAACTTGCTAGAAATGATACGAATCGCATTGAGCAAGTGACGATTGGTAAAGTTGGATGGTCTGGTAGAGAGTTTCGAGAGTTGCTTCAATTAAAATCTACAGACTTCTCTGTGAAATGGTCGACAAAAGGGCTTGAAGTTATAACACGTGGATATGGTCATGGGGTAGGAATGAGTCAGCACGGTGCTAATGCGATGGCGAAGGATGGTACAACAGTGGAAGGAATTTTGAATAATTACTACCCAGGAGCACAAATTGAAGAAGCAAATTATTGCAAAGAAGTAGGGAAACAATAG